A genomic window from Salvia hispanica cultivar TCC Black 2014 chromosome 5, UniMelb_Shisp_WGS_1.0, whole genome shotgun sequence includes:
- the LOC125190760 gene encoding nuclear transport factor 2-like isoform X2, whose amino-acid sequence MAAALVAQQLVTASVVGNAFVTQYYHILHLSPGHTHRFYQDISMLGRQEEDGTMTITTTMEAINAKILSLNNNMFKAEIKSVDSQESFSGGVHVLVTGCMRAEDNSCYTFVQSFFLAPQDKGYFVLNDTFRYLDSVPANPAVVNDVVVPASTELATIVENHVPVNEDSAPPVGEAVAGEVSAVPATIVEEEISVAEVVDEVEDDAQKIVESSAKIEELPKKSYASIVSRTQGNVASSPPPQVTPRKAPPMSVEPVHPPSAPATVGPVSGSEVVDNGNNPDGEADGYSIYIRGLPMNATESLLEEVFKKFGTIKPDGIQVRSNRHQAFCFGFVEFEDASSVEKALEASPVTIGARKAFVEEKRSTNTRGNPKGRFQPGRGSGGFRNEGVRGRGNYGGGRGYGRGDFNGRGGEFGGRGGRSSNRDGYQRSENMSNNGGSHMNRTGGFPNGNTNSVAVAPRVSATA is encoded by the exons ATGGCAGCGGCGTTAGTAGCTCAGCAACTTGTTACTGCTAGTgtt GTTGGGAACGCATTTGTGACGCAGTATTATCACATTCTGCATCTATCGCCGGGGCATACTCATCGATTTTATCAGGACATAAGTATGCTTGGTCGTCAAGAGGAGGATGGCACCATGACCATCACCACCACTATGGAA GCCATCAATGCGAAGATTCTTTCCCTGAACAATAATATGTTCAAAGCAGAGATTAAATCAGTAGATTCTCAAGAGTCCTTTAGTGGTGGAGTTCATGTTCTTGTGACTGGCTGTATGAGGGCGGAGGACAACTCATGCTACACTTTTGTGCAGTCATTTTTCCTTGCCCCGCAGGACAAGGGTTACTTTGTTTTGAATGATACGTTTCGGTATTTGGATAGTGTCCCTGCGAACCCAGCTGTGGTCAATGACGTTGTGGTGCCTGCCTCTACTGAGCTAG CAACAATTGTGGAGAATCATGTCCCTGTCAACGAGGATAGCGCACCTCCTGTGGGAGAAGCTGTGGCAGGAGAAGTATCTGCTGTCCCAGCAACAATTGTTGAGGAAGAAATCTCGGTGGCTGAGGTCGTTGATGAAGTTGAAGACGATGCCCAAAAGATTGTTGAATCTAGTGccaaaattgaagaattgcCAAAGAAATCTTATGCCTCTATTGTAAGTAGGACACAG GGAAATGTTGCATCTTCCCCACCTCCACAAGTGACTCCTCGAAAAGCTCCACCAATGAGTGTAGAGCCAGTGCATCCACCTTCTGCCCCAGCAACTGTTGGACCTGTTTCTGGTTCGGAAGTTGTTGATAATGGAAATAACCCAGATGGTGAAG CTGATGGTTACTCAATATACATAAGGGGTCTCCCTATGAATGCTACCGAGAGCTTACTTGAGGAAGTATTCAAGAAATTCGGTACTATCAAGCCCGATGGAATTCAAGTCAGGAGCAACAGA CATCAAGCCTTTTGTTTTGGCTTTGTGGAATTTGAGGATGCAAGTTCTGTAGAAAAAGCTCTCGAG GCTTCTCCCGTGACAATTGGTGCACGGAAAGCATTTGTTGAGGAGAAGAGGTCTACTAACACTCGAGGAAATCCCAAGGGGAGATTTCAACCAGGAAGAGGTTCTGGTGGATTCAGAAATGAAGGAGTAAGAGGACGTGGGAACTACGGAGGTGGGAGGGGATACGGGAGGGGTGATTTCAATGGAAGGGGTGGTGAGTTCGGTGGCAGGGGTGGCAGGTCCTCAAATCGCGATGGATATCAGAGGTCTGAAAACATGAGCAACAATGGTGGCAGTCACATGAACCGCACTGGTGGCTTCCCAAACGGCAACACAAATAGTGTCGCTGTCGCTCCTCGGGTTTCTGCTACTGCTTGA
- the LOC125190760 gene encoding nuclear transport factor 2-like isoform X1 — MAAALVAQQLVTASVVGNAFVTQYYHILHLSPGHTHRFYQDISMLGRQEEDGTMTITTTMEAINAKILSLNNNMFKAEIKSVDSQESFSGGVHVLVTGCMRAEDNSCYTFVQSFFLAPQDKGYFVLNDTFRYLDSVPANPAVVNDVVVPASTELVSAVPATIVENHVPVNEDSAPPVGEAVAGEVSAVPATIVEEEISVAEVVDEVEDDAQKIVESSAKIEELPKKSYASIVSRTQGNVASSPPPQVTPRKAPPMSVEPVHPPSAPATVGPVSGSEVVDNGNNPDGEADGYSIYIRGLPMNATESLLEEVFKKFGTIKPDGIQVRSNRHQAFCFGFVEFEDASSVEKALEASPVTIGARKAFVEEKRSTNTRGNPKGRFQPGRGSGGFRNEGVRGRGNYGGGRGYGRGDFNGRGGEFGGRGGRSSNRDGYQRSENMSNNGGSHMNRTGGFPNGNTNSVAVAPRVSATA, encoded by the exons ATGGCAGCGGCGTTAGTAGCTCAGCAACTTGTTACTGCTAGTgtt GTTGGGAACGCATTTGTGACGCAGTATTATCACATTCTGCATCTATCGCCGGGGCATACTCATCGATTTTATCAGGACATAAGTATGCTTGGTCGTCAAGAGGAGGATGGCACCATGACCATCACCACCACTATGGAA GCCATCAATGCGAAGATTCTTTCCCTGAACAATAATATGTTCAAAGCAGAGATTAAATCAGTAGATTCTCAAGAGTCCTTTAGTGGTGGAGTTCATGTTCTTGTGACTGGCTGTATGAGGGCGGAGGACAACTCATGCTACACTTTTGTGCAGTCATTTTTCCTTGCCCCGCAGGACAAGGGTTACTTTGTTTTGAATGATACGTTTCGGTATTTGGATAGTGTCCCTGCGAACCCAGCTGTGGTCAATGACGTTGTGGTGCCTGCCTCTACTGAGCTAG TATCTGCCGTCCCAGCAACAATTGTGGAGAATCATGTCCCTGTCAACGAGGATAGCGCACCTCCTGTGGGAGAAGCTGTGGCAGGAGAAGTATCTGCTGTCCCAGCAACAATTGTTGAGGAAGAAATCTCGGTGGCTGAGGTCGTTGATGAAGTTGAAGACGATGCCCAAAAGATTGTTGAATCTAGTGccaaaattgaagaattgcCAAAGAAATCTTATGCCTCTATTGTAAGTAGGACACAG GGAAATGTTGCATCTTCCCCACCTCCACAAGTGACTCCTCGAAAAGCTCCACCAATGAGTGTAGAGCCAGTGCATCCACCTTCTGCCCCAGCAACTGTTGGACCTGTTTCTGGTTCGGAAGTTGTTGATAATGGAAATAACCCAGATGGTGAAG CTGATGGTTACTCAATATACATAAGGGGTCTCCCTATGAATGCTACCGAGAGCTTACTTGAGGAAGTATTCAAGAAATTCGGTACTATCAAGCCCGATGGAATTCAAGTCAGGAGCAACAGA CATCAAGCCTTTTGTTTTGGCTTTGTGGAATTTGAGGATGCAAGTTCTGTAGAAAAAGCTCTCGAG GCTTCTCCCGTGACAATTGGTGCACGGAAAGCATTTGTTGAGGAGAAGAGGTCTACTAACACTCGAGGAAATCCCAAGGGGAGATTTCAACCAGGAAGAGGTTCTGGTGGATTCAGAAATGAAGGAGTAAGAGGACGTGGGAACTACGGAGGTGGGAGGGGATACGGGAGGGGTGATTTCAATGGAAGGGGTGGTGAGTTCGGTGGCAGGGGTGGCAGGTCCTCAAATCGCGATGGATATCAGAGGTCTGAAAACATGAGCAACAATGGTGGCAGTCACATGAACCGCACTGGTGGCTTCCCAAACGGCAACACAAATAGTGTCGCTGTCGCTCCTCGGGTTTCTGCTACTGCTTGA
- the LOC125191411 gene encoding wound-induced basic protein, with protein sequence MIYDVNSPLFRSFLSQKGGASDKRKTEEQKPKEHRPKANENKPVMNE encoded by the exons ATGATTTACGACGTGAATTCGCCACTTTTCCGTTCGTTCCTCAGCCAGAAGGGCGGCGCCTCCGACAAGAG GAAAACTGAAGAGCAGAAGCCGAAGGAACATAGGCCAAAGGCAAATGAGAACAAACCTGTTATGAACGAGTAA
- the LOC125190372 gene encoding uncharacterized protein LOC125190372 isoform X2, which translates to MVEFEIIPFFAVHYVINCTQKFTNSLLFEMPNGVSHPLRMVASVAVSLLGGVFAVGFLSSSVSERYTSFKKKKYGRPCRSCKAVGYYACKTCKGCGTINWSPLYDPIFINPCVCPTCDGFKVQRCLNCLGYGSA; encoded by the exons ATGGTTGAATTTGAGATTATCCCCTTTTTTGCGGTGCATTATGTGATAAACTGCACACAGAAG TTTACAAATTCGTTGTTATTTGAAATGCCAAACGGTGTTTCCCATCCCCTGCGTATGGTAGCATCAGTTGCTGTTTCGCTTCTTGGTGGAGTTTTCGCTGTTGGTTTTCTGTCCTCTTCAGTTTCCGAACGCTACACTTCATTTAAAAAG AAAAAATATGGGCGGCCATGTCGGAGCTGTAAAGCAGTTGGCTACTACGCGTGCAAGACGTGTAAAGGGTGTGGCACTATAAATTGGTCTCCACTCTATGATCCAATCTTCATAAACCCTTGTGTCTGTCCAACCTGTGATGGATTCAA GGTCCAACGCTGTCTTAACTGCTTGGGATACGGCTCTGCATAA
- the LOC125190372 gene encoding uncharacterized protein LOC125190372 isoform X1: MVEFEIIPFFAVHYVINCTQKFVLQFTNSLLFEMPNGVSHPLRMVASVAVSLLGGVFAVGFLSSSVSERYTSFKKKKYGRPCRSCKAVGYYACKTCKGCGTINWSPLYDPIFINPCVCPTCDGFKVQRCLNCLGYGSA, encoded by the exons ATGGTTGAATTTGAGATTATCCCCTTTTTTGCGGTGCATTATGTGATAAACTGCACACAGAAG TTTGTTTTGCAGTTTACAAATTCGTTGTTATTTGAAATGCCAAACGGTGTTTCCCATCCCCTGCGTATGGTAGCATCAGTTGCTGTTTCGCTTCTTGGTGGAGTTTTCGCTGTTGGTTTTCTGTCCTCTTCAGTTTCCGAACGCTACACTTCATTTAAAAAG AAAAAATATGGGCGGCCATGTCGGAGCTGTAAAGCAGTTGGCTACTACGCGTGCAAGACGTGTAAAGGGTGTGGCACTATAAATTGGTCTCCACTCTATGATCCAATCTTCATAAACCCTTGTGTCTGTCCAACCTGTGATGGATTCAA GGTCCAACGCTGTCTTAACTGCTTGGGATACGGCTCTGCATAA
- the LOC125190372 gene encoding uncharacterized protein LOC125190372 isoform X3, with the protein MPNGVSHPLRMVASVAVSLLGGVFAVGFLSSSVSERYTSFKKKKYGRPCRSCKAVGYYACKTCKGCGTINWSPLYDPIFINPCVCPTCDGFKVQRCLNCLGYGSA; encoded by the exons ATGCCAAACGGTGTTTCCCATCCCCTGCGTATGGTAGCATCAGTTGCTGTTTCGCTTCTTGGTGGAGTTTTCGCTGTTGGTTTTCTGTCCTCTTCAGTTTCCGAACGCTACACTTCATTTAAAAAG AAAAAATATGGGCGGCCATGTCGGAGCTGTAAAGCAGTTGGCTACTACGCGTGCAAGACGTGTAAAGGGTGTGGCACTATAAATTGGTCTCCACTCTATGATCCAATCTTCATAAACCCTTGTGTCTGTCCAACCTGTGATGGATTCAA GGTCCAACGCTGTCTTAACTGCTTGGGATACGGCTCTGCATAA
- the LOC125187079 gene encoding ethylene-responsive transcription factor-like protein At4g13040 isoform X1, translating into MKGGPAMVSLRRRKLLGLCSGFNSFLAPISPIFEQGQDPENAENTKPVSVHPLPLNGSPKPKEETSLETGPGSSNMSAVSSASLQHFPEVKRRKRHRRKHVENQEPCIMRGVYFKNLKWQAAIKVDKKQIHLGTVGSQEEAARLYDRAAFMCGREPNFELSEEEKQELRKFNWDEFLAITRSAITNKKSQRRSGTGPRRKLLDNDWEGEEQGRSGPSASEDDMLAP; encoded by the exons ATGAAAGGTG GACCTGCAATGGTGAGCCTTCGTAGGCGCAAGCTCTTGGGATTGTGCTCTG GATTCAATTCTTTTTTGGCTCCAATTTCGCCGATTTTTGAGCAAGGACAGGATCCTGAGAATGCTGAAAACACTAAACCAGTGAGTGTTCATCCTCTGCCTTTGAATGGCAGTCCCAAACCAAAAGAA GAAACCAGCTTGGAAACCGGCCCTGGTTCGTCAAACATGTCTGCTGTTTCGAGTGCATCACTTCAGCATTTTCCTG AGGTTAAACGAAGAAAGAGACACAGAAGGAAGCACGTCGAAAACCAAGAACCATGCATCATGAGAGGCGTctatttcaagaatttgaaaTGGCAAGCTGCCATTAAAGTTGACAAGAAACAGATCCATTTAGGAACTGTAGGCTCCCAGGAAGAGGCCGCTCGACTTTATGACAG GGCCGCGTTCATGTGTGGAAGAGAGCCCAACTTTGAACTATCCGAGGAGGAAAAGCAGGAGCTCAGGAAATTCAACTGGGACGAATTCTTAGCCATCACGCGCTCCGCCATCACCAACAAGA AAAGCCAGAGACGTAGCGGGACTGGGCCGCGGAGGAAGCTTCTAGACAACGACTGGGAGGGCGAGGAGCAAGGACGAAGTGGTCCATCGGCTTCTGAAGATGATATGTTAGCTCCATAA
- the LOC125187079 gene encoding ethylene-responsive transcription factor-like protein At4g13040 isoform X2 translates to MVSLRRRKLLGLCSGFNSFLAPISPIFEQGQDPENAENTKPVSVHPLPLNGSPKPKEETSLETGPGSSNMSAVSSASLQHFPEVKRRKRHRRKHVENQEPCIMRGVYFKNLKWQAAIKVDKKQIHLGTVGSQEEAARLYDRAAFMCGREPNFELSEEEKQELRKFNWDEFLAITRSAITNKKSQRRSGTGPRRKLLDNDWEGEEQGRSGPSASEDDMLAP, encoded by the exons ATGGTGAGCCTTCGTAGGCGCAAGCTCTTGGGATTGTGCTCTG GATTCAATTCTTTTTTGGCTCCAATTTCGCCGATTTTTGAGCAAGGACAGGATCCTGAGAATGCTGAAAACACTAAACCAGTGAGTGTTCATCCTCTGCCTTTGAATGGCAGTCCCAAACCAAAAGAA GAAACCAGCTTGGAAACCGGCCCTGGTTCGTCAAACATGTCTGCTGTTTCGAGTGCATCACTTCAGCATTTTCCTG AGGTTAAACGAAGAAAGAGACACAGAAGGAAGCACGTCGAAAACCAAGAACCATGCATCATGAGAGGCGTctatttcaagaatttgaaaTGGCAAGCTGCCATTAAAGTTGACAAGAAACAGATCCATTTAGGAACTGTAGGCTCCCAGGAAGAGGCCGCTCGACTTTATGACAG GGCCGCGTTCATGTGTGGAAGAGAGCCCAACTTTGAACTATCCGAGGAGGAAAAGCAGGAGCTCAGGAAATTCAACTGGGACGAATTCTTAGCCATCACGCGCTCCGCCATCACCAACAAGA AAAGCCAGAGACGTAGCGGGACTGGGCCGCGGAGGAAGCTTCTAGACAACGACTGGGAGGGCGAGGAGCAAGGACGAAGTGGTCCATCGGCTTCTGAAGATGATATGTTAGCTCCATAA
- the LOC125187830 gene encoding membrane protein of ER body-like protein, which translates to MEVVHDHVEEEEVVTVEEKLLPRRRGPDFADPIDDGYDESSDDTVNSGSEVLQNVVSDENSVYFDDKKDHTELQHSEIDSHHEEISKIVHDVINRQHIVNFNAEIVTVPARESVIVEESDDEEVIELEFERAVDKVHTHTPYCPNCSNQITKVILRRKKKASPRPDKPLDLLGCLSCFSIFIPSGDCLNPFRLFKSKPKLESHNIEEGQPPISVGGTTADAGESKQSLKSPSIAVGSTPTNAAGTGYRLNPFYYFGYNSKPKLQSPKIEFEQPSNDIDGSTTTNAPGILGEAKPEHNPRDVSIDIKDGPELVGGRPALQQPLIFEAVGGPPPLQKPLIFEAVGGRPPLQQPLISEAVGGRPPLQQPLIPEMVGGRPALQQPLIYGDRRSRSLEFWKCIVYGGLLESIASLSIVSSTAASDATTLNVVVIGLATLLSGLMAFGCNLVELRNDNSNEKYHELLGQRGHFLFHSTFAILSYIIFGLVAPVTYGFAFHDSDDKDYKMLAVAAAGFGCIFVLAIAKAYVKGVDRFGGYVKTIMYYVTMAVSASGVAYAAGDLIGKLLDDLGWFQPAQVVASQVSSLAAY; encoded by the exons ATGGAAGTGGTGCACGACCAtgttgaggaggaggaggtggtgACTGTGGAGGAGAAGCTGTTGCCGCGGCGACGAGGGCCGGACTTTGCTGATCCCATAGATGATGGTTATGACGAGAGCAGTGATGACACAGTGAACAGTGGATCCGAGGTGCTTCAAAATGTCGTATCAGATGAGAATAGTGTCTATTTTGACGACAAAAAAG ATCATACCGAACTCCAACATTCGGAAATCGACAGCCACCATGAGGAGATCTCGAAAATCGTGCACGACGTCATCAACCGCCAACACATAGTGAATTTCAACGCCGAAATCGTAACCGTTCCGGCCAGAGAGAGCGTGATAGTCGAAGAAAGCGACGACGAAGAAGTGATCGAATTGGAATTCGAAAGGGCAGTGGACAAAGTCCACACACACACTCCATATTGTCCTAATTGTAGTAACCAAATTACTAAAGTAATTCTacgaagaaagaaaaaggcaaGCCCTCGTCCAGACAAGCCACTTGACCTATTGGGATGCTTGAGTTGCTTCAGCATTTTCATACCTTCag GGGATTGTTTGAATCCTTTTAGGTTGTTTAAATCCAAACCAAAATTGGAGAGTCACAATATAGAAGAAGGGCAACCACCAATTTCTGTAGGGGGTACAACTGCTGATGCGGGAg AGTCCAAACAAAGCCTAAAAAGCCCATCAATTGCCGTTGGGAGTACACCTACTAATGCAGCAG GAACAGGGTATCGTTTGAATCCATTTTATTACTTTGGATACAATTCCAAACCAAAATTACAAAGCcccaaaattgaatttgagcAGCCATCAAATGATATCGATGGTAGTACAACTACTAATGCACCAG GGATTTTAGGAGAAGCAAAACCAGAGCATAATCCACGTGATGTGTCGATTGATATTAAAGATGGACCAG aacTGGTAGGAGGAAGACCTGCTCTACAACAACCATTAATTTTTGAAGCGGTTGGAGGTCCGCCTCCTTTACAAAAACCATTAATTTTTGAAGCAGTTGGAGGTCGGCCTCCTTTACAACAACCATTAATTTCAGAAGCGGTTGGAGGTCGGCCTCCTTTACAACAGCCACTAATTCCAGAAATGGTTGGAGGACGGCCTGCTTTACAACAACCATTAATTTATGGCGATCGGCGCTCTAGATCGCTTGAGTTTTGGAAATGCATCGTGTATGGAGGCCTACTCGAGTCAATCGCAAGTCTAAGCATAGTCTCTTCTACAGCTGCTTCAGACGCCACTACAC TGAACGTCGTGGTCATTGGATTGGCAACCCTACTTAGCGGCCTCATGGCATTTGGTTGCAAC CTTGTGGAGTTACGAAATGATAACTCGAACGAGAAGTACCACGAACTACTTGGTCAGAGAGGGCACTTTCTTTTTCACTCGACGTTTGCCATTCTTTCCTACATCATTTTTGGGCTCGTGGCCCCCGTTACCTACGGGTTCGCCTTCCATGATAGCGACGACAAGGACTACAAGATGCTCGCAGTAGCTGCTGCTGGTTTTGGTTGCATCTTCGTCCTCGCAATTGCCAAAGCTTATGTGAAAGGGGTAGACAGATTTGGAGGCTATGTTAAGACAATAATGTACTACGTTACTATGGCAGTTAGTGCATCTGGTGTCGCATATGCTGCAGGAGATTTGATTGGAAAGCTTTTGGATGATCTTGGTTGGTTTCAACCGGCTCAAGTTGTTGCTTCTCAAGTTTCTTCTTTGGCCGCGTACTGA